In Bactrocera neohumeralis isolate Rockhampton unplaced genomic scaffold, APGP_CSIRO_Bneo_wtdbg2-racon-allhic-juicebox.fasta_v2 cluster10, whole genome shotgun sequence, the genomic stretch ctttttacctttcaatacccagaaaaaggatttaagctttttACTTCTtaatcaataaatgtttttaataattttccgttaaaaataatactatgatgcttgaCATTACGAAACGTTTATCAAATTACATCATCGTTCATCAATCAACTTTTAAATTACgcaaatttattaaactttcattgctttatatttttataaggcttgaacaatgcaacaaatccctccgtttacatattttttggtaagatttcaatctggccattgctcgtttccaattgctaaacgtcaaaacttcctgaactcgatcagctATCAAAGTTCatgaggttttgacgtttagcagttgctctctcacttccaaaGAGATAtgagttgggcatctctttatctctgtcaTAACTATTGAAATATCCTTTACCAGTCCTCGTCGTCCCTCTCCAATCTACAATTTGacgcaataaattttttttcatttgaacagGCCTTACGCCGTATATTCTCATCCAATATTGTCAAATCTATTGACGTCAAAATGGCAAAATATTATAcacgcccatacacgagcacacaagtgcgttcgatcggttttgtgcgcttgcggtttatcgtgtatgggcttgttcgcgtactgatccatgttcgcgaaaatgtttgattttttacgatcggtgcgcgaacatgtttatcgtgtatggcgttgtcggcgcacaaaatctcatttctctcgtgtcgccgaacagtgaagatcgcggacaatggcaagtgttaaggggagagcctgctttcgacgcttcaaaaaatcgattttttgaggattttttttggaAGGGGAAAGAATTAATTGAttgaagcgaaatttctaggctttatagttatatatttgaacatctttcacaaattttttggatacgaaatctttgatattctgcctttgggaagcaattacccgatgcatctcgcatgtacatttttcggacggcgggcaggatgcaggtcgcaatttctatcggaaacaaaaaattcaaagagattcatattttttattaatttatcttctagttaaactaagaaaattccaaaaaaatgtgtaaaatttaaaattttattaaaaattgaataaatagtggcttctgatcaaaaaaattttactttatgctgtttaaaaatatgttaaaacttgacttttcttaatattttttttagtttaaatataagataattttatgtcaatgataataaactttgccctaattccatacgacttttagtttttttcctatCCTGCCcgtcaattaagaataatcgtaaaaattaaaaaccgagaaatcacgcttcaaagttttcgctttttgcctaaacgggcacgattccgattactttggcggcggggtaaaaaaacgaatttccatataaatggggtatgtgcggatagggtaacttctccagaggaggaatatccaaaaataatgtaaaaataactaatattttttgaaatattcccgtttaaaaattcaaaaatttgcactaagaaaacatgttatttctctatgtttctctaaattttttcacattttcctcttgttatatttaaatatacactttaaagattgaaataagttcacatttcacttttattttgtaatattttacctatatttattaatttaaaaatcacttagaacactcatcgttgcaaaggctagattgtttacaattatgaggaaaacgagcgttgccacatctcaaacaccaaatttgtaggattcttaacgatttttctttgtttgttcttttgcgtgattattttttctatattaattataataaaaaatactttccaacaGTTTTCAAGTTATAATATTGAGTTGTGAAAActtgttccatatacacatgtgtatatacatatgtatacatatatactatacatatgtatgtatatgtataatatgcgatttatgtttaataaaaataaagaagtaaaaatctataataatattgtaaaatttatatcatatcggggtgactgaagtactttcgcgtagtactgctttctgcgttggcggccttcggccgcgctttaaaaaaataaccctggtcgggcgaatacccggggtcactgaagtactttcgcatagtactcctttctgcgttaaaataaaaaaaatatattgaggtTCGTTAtgaagtggttatattttttggttatcttgcactaatattcaaacaaagtttgagttttcattataaaatggttaaatattattatataatattagtatataatattacatatttgtttattaaattaaataaagaacatattcatatgaatggatagaggaatttttgggaaaaagtcatttcagcgaatttccttattatcacatggcagcgctccatttcgtcgtaattttagcacacacatgatgttcactacgagtgtaaaatgtaatttttaaaataaagatttcttcggtaaaaaaaactgttaaaagtgtaaaatgtggatttattaaaaagtttatagtttaaattaattaatttgaagtgaaaaatgtgagtaaagtgtgttaatgcggtaaaatagcttgttgaaatgctcgaatttttgggaatttttgaactttaaggtcgaatatctcgtaaactaagcgtttgcggtacctataacccttaatattttttaatcaggaggatttcctctttccaacggtaccttcaaatcgcggcgccaaagaaatcggaattgtgcccctaaacgcttatacatatatgtacatatttagtgtaagaaaaataaaagttggaataacttattaacgaaatacaatgaaatagataaaaatgctacattagaaataaattccaagaaatgttccgcttgcatGTCGCatatgttaactctgtgaagaacgaacgaaaaatggatttgtgtgtcgtgtatgggcaaacgaattcataccgatcgaacgcacttgtgtgctcgtgtatgggcactataaGGGAATTTGTTATcatgacaaaatatttttcgaaaagtaATTGCCAAACATATGTAGATAACATGCGGGGGCCATATTACGATAAAGCTTTCTCGACAACGTCAATTGCTGGTCACTGTGCTGTGTTATTGAAGAATCCATACTCCATTGAAAGCATAGCAGATTTACTATCTCTAGTTCACGATTGTTAATATTATATTCTATTCATTTCGTAAGGTAGTattattcaataagttttgcGTAATTACGTTAAAAGTTGCAGTTTTTGCTTCTTAAGtgtcaatatatttgaactttCGAGTAATTATAAACATAACCAATTAAATCATTGAATTactgttttaataaattaacgTTATGTAACATTTTTCCTTCAGAAATTACAATGGCCAATGCTCCAGCTACTGTAAGTGCAACTAAGCCGGTTTTACGTGGCCTGCATAATGCAACCATTAAGAAGAATTTGACTGTTGCCATTGCCCTAACTGCAGTCGTAACAGTTGCCTGGAGCTTTCTGATTAACAGTCCTAAAAAGGAGGCTTATGCTCAGTTCTACAAGTAAAAAAACTCGTTGATATTTCTCGTACAAGTATTCAAATTCTTTTTGTTCCTAGGAACTACGATGCGCAAAAGTCTTTTGAACGTATGAAGGCGAACGGCCGTTTCCAAGGCTGTTAGATAACTTGAATGATATACTATGTTGTTACAAATAACTGTAGCAATTTGGGTGAAAATATAGTGatttataaacaaacaaaatttgttttctgagtttatttattaagcatcaaaaaatggtatatatgtatcaaTTTATATATCCTAAAATCTAATTGCAAAATCCTTGTAATCCAATCGATTAAGAGTTGTGGTATTTTGCAAAATACATTTCTCAATTTGACAACCAGGAGATCCTTCCTTTGAGAGCCAATCAatcctgaaattaaaaaaaacatggtTTTAGAGAAGCGTCCCcgaaacaaaaagttttaaaatgggTACGGCTGCAGGTAGTTCTCCACTTTAAggaaatatataagtatttcgCTGACTTTTAATTATTGAGGtggagtttattttatttacgtatgtatgtatatatataaacaaataaaaaaagttcggAATATCATCCCCGGATTTAGGGGATAAAATGGTTACATAGGAAATGCTAAAACCagaacaataatatatatacatatatccgcaataaagtattttacaaacaaacaacaactgaAAGATTGTAATGAAAAtgcctatatgtacatatgtatatattattttgctgttgttattgttgtagtgcCAGAATaatgccgagttgacagtcattgaccggataaaaatccggctccattccggttacgtagacccgactgccCTGGgaaccaggaataatgggatgcccaacttattccagtgtgagagcgcctcaaaataagcgttttttataacattttccattgtggccacatcgaacaaaataagaatttttgggcatttaaattaaaacgcacaacgtttattacgattgcaaattattatatattggacttttaatatatggcgaaagcacttaaatccttttttatgattttatgatatattaaaacaactgactttcgatctttcaatacttaataaggtgaattaagcctgttagttgtcaattagtgaatgtttttaatcatttgaaatagaaaatgatctctattatgcatcaaattacaaaacgtttcatgaaatatgtttaaatttcgcagtttctttgatttttattgttttaaatttttagtaacgatcttgaacggcgtcaacaaatttctccgttcacatatattttggtataatttcaatctggccgttccagtcattccaattgcaaaacgtcaaaacctacccaatccagtcaactgtcaaagttcggtaggtgagcggctctcacatttccagtgacaggagagttgggcatcccattattcctgctgGGAACTATCAGCATGGATAACagggataatatgatacgagactctcgcattggctctcatttttccctcaaacgcgttccctgattatttgacagccaaggagatcagggaatttttgacagttgatttcagaaaaggcgggatgccagaagtaAAGCGCTGTAATTACTTGACAatattagtgtgaaatgaaatttcactgaactgtgcgaacatattatggcaaaataaatgtttatgtaaatttattaatgattttgcattttagcttttatatatgtatgcattttcaaagtgttttatttagtgttttgtataatttattacatactcaatataatgtttttcagcagtggcatcattgacaaatgttataaaaaatgcgagttttgacagctctctctcgaatcaaagagtctcgtatcgtATTATCCATGctatcaggggtgttgtggaatccaagacagaattgcttagctgtcagaattgcaaaccaattctgattttcaatggtgtcacagaatctgattggatttttgtcttttcgaacatacgcaaaaccaatattcgaatcagctgtttactaatgtgacaaaactagcaaatgaatacatttggaagcaatcctattaaagtttttaaaagaaagattttaagagacaacatttatcgaatgaatatagacgcatttgggtgttaagtTATGTTTAatacgttttgtaaattttctttaagggaggaatttttttgcttaattctctttaaaaattatctaagaatatacCCCCAATGTTATAtatgggaatttgaaatattgtcgaagctagaagggaaatagtgaccgagcactggtagatatgtacatacatgtatatgagcgcttgggcagaaagcgaaaactttgacacgcgatttctcggttttcatTCTTACGATTTTTCTTCATTGGCGGACAAGatagaaaaaactaaacgtatggaattggggcaaaatttattatctttggcattatattatcttatatttaaacaaaaaaaaaagctaagaaaag encodes the following:
- the LOC126765395 gene encoding cytochrome c oxidase subunit 6C translates to MANAPATVSATKPVLRGLHNATIKKNLTVAIALTAVVTVAWSFLINSPKKEAYAQFYKNYDAQKSFERMKANGRFQGC